One stretch of Arachis duranensis cultivar V14167 chromosome 1, aradu.V14167.gnm2.J7QH, whole genome shotgun sequence DNA includes these proteins:
- the LOC107489793 gene encoding probable inactive purple acid phosphatase 27: MPFEYPCVECETQKRGSMILLVSLLINLSIALAHFHGFGEQPLAKIAIYKAVVSLHSNASIAASPYLLGTKGEDTQWVTVNVYHPDPSADDWVGVFSPAKFNSSTCPPVNDPKEDTPYICSAPIKYKFVNYSNSMYTKTGKASLKFQLINQRADFSFALFSGGLLNPKLVTVSNFISFVNPKAPLYPRIAQGKSWDEMTVTWTSGYDISEATPFVEWSIKGKTPVQSPAGTLTFGRNAMCGSPASTVGWRDPGFIHTSFLKELWPNKVYTYRLGHLLSNGSEIWSKQYSFKSSPYPGQNSLQRVIIFGDMGKAERDGSNEYNNYQPGSLNTTDQLIKDLENIDIVFHIGDMTYANGYISQWDQFTAQVEPIASKVPYMIGSGNHERDWPNTGSFYNTTDSGGECGVLAQTMFYVPAENREKFWYSTDYGMFRFCIGDTEHDWREGTEQYKFIEHCLATVDRQKQPWLIFAAHRVLGYSSDFYYGLEGSFEEPMGRESLQKLWQRYKVDIAFYGHVHNYERTCPIYQNQCVNKERSQYSGTVNGTIHVVVGGAGSHLSNFSQVTPKWSLYRDYDFGFVKLTAFNHSSLLFEYKKSSDGNVYDSFTISRDYKDVLACVHDGCEPTTLAT, translated from the exons ATGCCGTTTGAATATCCTTGTGTTGAGTGCGAAACACAGAAACG AGGCAGTATGATTCTTCTTGTTTCGTTGCTTATCAACTTGAGCATCGCTTTGGCTCACTTTCATGGCTTCGGGGAACAACCACTCGCCAAGATTGCAATCTATAAGGCTGTTGTTTCGCTCCACAGTAACGCCTCCATTGCAGCCTCCCCTTATCTTCTTGGCACAAAG GGTGAAGATACCCAATGGGTGACTGTGAATGTTTATCACCCTGACCCATCTGCAGATGATTGGGTTGGAGTTTTCTCTCCTGCAAAGTTCAA CTCATCGACATGTCCACCGGTTAATGATCCAAAAGAAGATACTCCATACATATGCTCAGCACCAATAAAG tacaaatttGTGAATTACTCCAATTCAATGTATACAAAGACAGGAAAGGCTTCTTTGAAGTTCCAATTGATCAACCAGCGTGCCGACTTTTCCTTCGCGCTATTTTCTGGCGGACTATTGAAT CCTAAACTTGTTACAGTCTCCAATTTCATATCATTTGTGAATCCTAAGGCACCTCTGTATCCGCGCATTGCTCAAGGGAAGTCTTGGGATGAA ATGACAGTTACATGGACAAGTGGATATGACATAAGTGAAGCTACACCATTTGTTGAGTGGAGTATTAAGGGAAAGACTCCAGTGCAATCTCCTGCTGGAACATTGACATTTGGTCGCAACGCCATGTGTG GTTCACCAGCAAGCACTGTAGGTTGGCGTGATCCCGGGTTCATCCACACAAGTTTTCTTAAAGAACTGTGGCCAAATAAAGT GTACACATACCGATTGGGGCATCTTTTGTCTAATGGTTCAGAAATTTGGAGCAAGCAATATTCATTCAAGTCATCACCTTATCCTGGACAGAACTCACTCCAACGTGTAATCATATTTGGTGACATGGGCAAG GCTGAACGTGACGGTTCAAACGAGTATAACAACTATCAACCTGGTTCACTCAACACAACAGACCAGCTCATCAAGGATTTAGAAAACATTGACATTGTTTTCCACATTGGAGACATGACTTATGCAAATGGATACATCTCACAATGGGACCAATTCACTGCTCAAGTGGAACCAATTGCATCAAAAGTGCCATATATGATTGGCAG TGGTAATCATGAGCGTGATTGGCCCAACACGGGATCCTTTTATAATACTACAGATTCAGGTGGTGAATGTGGAGTTTTGGCTCAGACCATGTTTTATGTCCCAGCAGAAAACAGAGAAAAGTTCTG GTATTCAACGGATTATGGCATGTTTCGCTTCTGCATAGGGGACACTGAACATGATTGGAGAGAAGGAACAGAACAATACAAATTCATTGAGCATTGTCTCGCAACAGTGGACAGACAGAAGCAACCATGGTTGATCTTTGCTGCACATAGAGTGCTTGGATATTCGTCTGATTTTTATTATGGATTGGAGGGTTCATTTGAAGAGCCAATGGGAAGGGAAAGTTTGCAGAAACTTTGGCAGAGATATAAAGTGGATATTGCATTTTATGGCCATGTCCATAACTATGAAAGGACATGCCCCATTTATCAG AACCAATGTGTGAACAAAGAAAGGTCACAGTATTCAGGCACGGTGAACGGAACAATTCATGTTGTTGTTGGAGGAGCAGGAAGCCACTTGTCGAATTTCAGCCAAGTGACACCAAAGTGGAGTCTTTACAGAGACTATGACTTTGGCTTTGTCAAGTTGACCGCATTCAACCATTCTTCTCTCTTATTTGAGTACAAGAAAAGCAGTGATGGCAACGTCTACGATTCTTTCACCATTTCAAGGGATTACAAAGATGTATTGGCATGTGTACATGATGGATGTGAACCAACCACTTTAGCCACTTAA